A region of Blattabacterium cuenoti STAT DNA encodes the following proteins:
- the rsmG gene encoding 16S rRNA (guanine(527)-N(7))-methyltransferase RsmG — MELIKKYFPNLLNEQIYKLSSLKNLYAYWNSYVNLVSRKTFHDFYQQHVLFCLGIAKVFSFYPGSCVMDLGTGGGFPGIPLSIVFPHTKFILVDSIRKKIKIIEKIIYHLHLKNTYPIWIRAEKLENKFDFVVTRAVNKIDIIHNWIKDKFKYKSNSRIQNGALYIKGGNLYDELKKFPHAVAYPLNHYFKEPFFIKKKVIWISNI, encoded by the coding sequence ATGGAATTAATTAAAAAATATTTTCCAAATCTATTGAATGAACAAATCTATAAATTATCTTCTTTAAAAAATTTATATGCATATTGGAATTCATATGTAAATCTAGTTTCTAGAAAAACATTTCATGATTTTTATCAACAACACGTCCTTTTTTGTTTAGGAATTGCTAAAGTATTTTCTTTTTATCCTGGATCATGTGTTATGGATTTAGGAACAGGAGGGGGGTTTCCTGGAATTCCTTTATCCATAGTTTTTCCCCATACAAAATTTATATTAGTGGATTCTATTAGAAAAAAAATTAAAATTATAGAAAAAATTATATATCATCTTCATTTAAAAAATACATATCCTATTTGGATACGTGCAGAAAAATTAGAAAATAAATTTGATTTTGTAGTTACTAGAGCAGTAAATAAAATAGATATCATCCATAATTGGATAAAAGATAAATTTAAATATAAATCCAATTCTAGAATCCAAAATGGAGCTTTATATATAAAAGGAGGAAATCTTTATGATGAATTAAAAAAATTTCCTCATGCAGTAGCATATCCTTTAAATCATTATTTTAAAGAACCATTTTTTATCAAAAAAAAAGTGATTTGGATTTCCAATATTTAA
- the lysS gene encoding lysine--tRNA ligase, which translates to MENIHKNQSVSDLSEQQIQRRKKLDQLKLLGINPYPSEEYVVTNTICNIQKNFTEKETISIAGRLMRLRVLGKASFGEIKDHTGRMQIYFTQDHLFSSLNMKKEDTYNIFLKKLIDIGDIIGIKGFLFKTKMNEMTIHVHHITLLSKSIRPLPQVKMDKKNKKIYDAFSNTEQRYRMRYVDLIVNDHVKEFFLKRTRIIQKIRSFLDKKGYIEVDTPVLQPIPGGAIARPFETYHNTLGIPLYLRISNELYLKRLIVGGFHGVYEFSRNFRNEGMDRIHNPEFTVLELYVAYKDYYWMMNFTEKLVKCIFNKFQKEENYHISFKTPFPRIPILDSIKKYTGFDLKKMKKEDLRKICQKLHIEENIKMSRAKLIENIFEEKCEKNYINPTFIIDHPVEMSPLTKRHRYKENLSERFELIINGKEIANAYSELNDPIDQLDRLREQIKVSEKNIKDESISIDVDFIRALEFGMPPTAGVGIGIDRLVMLLTQKKSIQEVLLFPQMRPEKKGKK; encoded by the coding sequence ATGGAGAACATCCACAAAAATCAGTCTGTAAGCGATTTATCAGAACAACAAATTCAACGAAGAAAAAAATTGGATCAACTAAAATTATTGGGAATCAATCCTTATCCATCTGAAGAATATGTTGTAACGAATACTATTTGTAATATACAAAAAAATTTTACGGAAAAAGAAACTATAAGCATAGCTGGACGGTTAATGCGTTTACGAGTTTTAGGAAAAGCTTCTTTTGGAGAAATTAAAGATCATACGGGGAGAATGCAAATATACTTTACTCAAGATCATTTGTTTTCATCTTTGAATATGAAAAAAGAGGATACTTACAATATATTTTTAAAAAAACTTATAGATATAGGAGACATTATTGGAATAAAAGGATTTTTATTTAAGACAAAAATGAATGAAATGACTATACATGTTCATCATATTACTCTATTATCCAAATCTATTCGTCCTTTACCACAAGTAAAAATGGATAAAAAAAATAAAAAAATATATGACGCTTTTTCCAATACAGAACAACGTTATCGTATGCGTTATGTAGATCTCATTGTTAATGATCATGTAAAAGAATTTTTTTTAAAACGAACTCGTATCATACAAAAAATAAGATCTTTTTTGGATAAAAAAGGATATATAGAAGTAGATACTCCTGTTTTACAACCCATTCCTGGAGGAGCTATAGCTCGTCCTTTTGAAACATATCATAATACACTTGGAATTCCATTGTATTTACGGATATCTAATGAACTTTATTTGAAAAGATTGATTGTTGGTGGATTTCATGGTGTATATGAATTTTCTAGAAATTTCAGAAATGAGGGAATGGATCGTATTCATAATCCAGAATTTACTGTATTAGAACTTTATGTCGCTTATAAAGATTATTATTGGATGATGAATTTTACAGAAAAATTGGTTAAATGTATCTTTAATAAATTTCAAAAAGAAGAAAATTATCATATTAGTTTTAAAACTCCTTTTCCTCGTATCCCTATATTGGATTCTATTAAGAAATATACCGGTTTTGATCTTAAAAAGATGAAAAAGGAAGATTTAAGAAAAATTTGTCAAAAATTGCATATAGAAGAAAATATAAAAATGAGTAGAGCTAAGCTTATTGAGAATATTTTTGAAGAAAAATGCGAAAAAAATTATATAAATCCTACTTTTATTATTGATCATCCTGTAGAAATGAGTCCTTTAACAAAGAGACACCGTTATAAAGAAAATTTATCAGAACGATTTGAACTTATTATCAATGGTAAAGAAATTGCTAATGCTTATTCAGAACTTAATGACCCCATCGATCAACTCGATCGTTTACGAGAACAAATAAAGGTGTCCGAAAAAAATATAAAAGACGAATCAATATCTATTGATGTAGATTTCATACGTGCTTTAGAATTCGGTATGCCTCCTACCGCAGGAGTTGGAATTGGAATAGATCGTTTAGTAATGTTACTAACTCAAAAAAAATCAATTCAAGAAGTTTTACTTTTTCCACAAATGCGTCCAGAAAAAAAAGGAAAAAAATAA
- the mtaB gene encoding tRNA (N(6)-L-threonylcarbamoyladenosine(37)-C(2))-methylthiotransferase MtaB, whose product MVRKKVAFYTMGCKLNYAETSTIARKFSILDYQQVPFKSYADIYVINSCSVTKNAEIEFQHIVRSTMKINSKAFIVAIGCYAQFNPKKVSSITGIDLVLGYEEKFKIVDYLNRGLFLKQKYYAKIISKKTYFSSFSVGDRTRSFLKIQDGCDYKCSYCIIPMSRGPSRSESIKNILKNIRFLFTKGVKEIVLTGVNIGDYGEKNIYGKNLRFFDLIEAIDQIQEKVRIRLSSIEPNLLQNECIDFLSKSKHFVPHFHIPLQSGSNKILMKMHRRYRRELYQEKVKKIRSLMPYAYIGSDIIVGFPGEKHKHFLETYHFLKKLEISSLHIFSYSTRPNTKSSMMIQENISKKIQWKRNQILRGLSNKKYRFFCQKQINTKKTVLFEKNSGNHKKYLYGYTENYIRTKIPLNSSSIFYENTLQDVLITKVDDKDGIMIAEPINN is encoded by the coding sequence ATGGTGAGAAAAAAAGTAGCATTTTATACCATGGGCTGTAAACTTAATTACGCAGAGACTTCTACCATAGCAAGAAAATTTTCTATTTTAGATTATCAACAAGTTCCTTTCAAAAGTTATGCGGATATTTATGTGATAAATAGTTGTTCTGTTACAAAAAATGCTGAAATTGAATTTCAGCATATTGTACGTTCTACTATGAAGATAAATTCAAAAGCTTTTATTGTAGCAATAGGATGTTATGCTCAATTTAATCCTAAAAAAGTATCTTCTATTACAGGAATAGACCTTGTTTTAGGTTATGAAGAAAAATTTAAAATTGTAGATTATCTTAATCGAGGATTGTTTTTGAAACAAAAATATTATGCAAAAATTATCTCTAAAAAAACTTATTTTTCATCGTTTTCTGTTGGAGATAGAACCCGTTCCTTTTTAAAAATACAGGATGGATGTGATTATAAGTGCAGTTATTGCATCATCCCTATGTCAAGAGGGCCTTCTCGTTCCGAGAGTATAAAAAATATATTGAAAAATATTAGATTTCTTTTTACCAAAGGGGTAAAAGAGATTGTGTTGACAGGAGTAAATATAGGAGACTATGGTGAAAAAAATATATACGGAAAAAATTTACGATTTTTTGATTTAATAGAAGCTATAGATCAAATACAAGAAAAAGTAAGAATTCGTTTATCCTCTATAGAGCCTAATTTGCTTCAAAATGAATGTATCGATTTTTTATCTAAAAGCAAACATTTTGTTCCTCATTTTCATATCCCTTTACAATCTGGAAGTAATAAGATTTTAATGAAAATGCATAGACGTTACAGACGAGAACTTTATCAAGAAAAAGTAAAAAAAATTCGATCTTTAATGCCATATGCTTATATAGGTTCAGATATTATTGTTGGTTTTCCTGGGGAAAAACACAAACATTTTTTGGAAACTTATCATTTTTTGAAAAAATTAGAAATTTCATCTTTACATATATTTTCCTATTCTACTAGACCCAATACAAAATCCAGTATGATGATACAGGAAAATATATCTAAAAAAATCCAATGGAAACGTAATCAAATTTTGAGAGGGCTTTCAAATAAAAAATATCGTTTTTTTTGTCAAAAGCAAATTAATACTAAAAAAACCGTTTTATTCGAAAAAAATTCGGGAAACCATAAAAAATATTTATATGGATATACAGAAAATTATATTCGAACTAAGATACCATTAAATTCATCTTCTATCTTTTATGAAAATACATTACAAGATGTATTAATTACAAAAGTAGATGATAAGGATGGAATCATGATTGCAGAACCAATAAATAATTAA
- a CDS encoding pyridoxal phosphate-dependent aminotransferase, with protein MKNKLSLRLQNLSYSQTIAMSSKARELKNKGYDVINLSLGEPDFNPPNFVLSAAKKAIDEGYHHYTPVSGYLELKKVICEKFYRDNYLQYTPSQIVVSNGAKQAIMNVLLSLLNKDDEVIIPAPYWVSYLQMVNICESCPVIIPTFMDKNFKINPEQLENAITSKTKLFIFSTPCNPTGSIYSYKELKDLSEIIKKYPKIMILSDEIYEHICYSGKHTSIAGFSDIYHQVITVNGLSKAFSMTGWRIGYIGAPEWIAQSCEKIQGQMTSCANSIAQIAAITALSTHPNKIEYMIKEFKKRRDLVLEMIKEINGLQFYKPNGAFYIFPKISDFFGKKLHGKTIHNSHEFSEFLLEKAKVATVSGNAFGNNECIRISYASSDNKIIEAFTRIKKVLN; from the coding sequence ATGAAAAATAAATTATCCCTTCGGTTACAGAACCTTTCTTATTCACAAACTATAGCTATGTCATCTAAAGCAAGAGAATTAAAAAATAAAGGTTATGATGTTATAAATTTGAGTTTAGGTGAACCTGATTTTAATCCTCCTAATTTTGTTTTATCCGCTGCAAAAAAAGCTATAGATGAAGGATATCACCATTATACTCCCGTATCCGGATATTTAGAACTAAAAAAAGTAATATGTGAAAAATTCTACCGTGATAATTATTTACAGTATACACCTTCTCAAATTGTAGTTTCTAATGGAGCAAAACAAGCTATAATGAATGTTCTTTTATCTTTGTTGAATAAGGATGACGAAGTGATTATTCCTGCTCCTTATTGGGTTAGTTATTTACAAATGGTAAATATTTGTGAATCTTGTCCTGTTATAATTCCAACATTTATGGATAAAAATTTTAAGATTAATCCAGAACAATTAGAAAACGCTATTACATCTAAAACAAAATTATTTATTTTCAGTACTCCTTGTAATCCTACCGGAAGTATTTATTCTTATAAAGAATTAAAAGATTTATCTGAAATTATTAAAAAATATCCAAAAATTATGATTCTTTCTGATGAAATCTATGAACACATCTGTTATTCAGGAAAACATACTAGTATTGCTGGATTTTCTGATATTTATCATCAAGTAATCACAGTAAATGGATTATCCAAGGCTTTTTCAATGACAGGTTGGAGAATTGGATATATAGGAGCTCCAGAATGGATTGCTCAATCTTGTGAAAAAATACAAGGACAAATGACATCTTGTGCCAATTCTATTGCGCAGATAGCGGCTATTACTGCATTATCAACTCATCCCAATAAAATAGAATATATGATTAAAGAATTTAAAAAAAGGAGAGATTTAGTTTTGGAAATGATAAAAGAAATTAATGGACTTCAATTTTATAAACCGAATGGAGCTTTTTACATTTTTCCAAAAATTTCAGATTTTTTTGGAAAAAAATTACATGGAAAAACGATTCATAATTCACATGAATTTTCTGAATTTTTACTTGAAAAAGCTAAAGTAGCTACTGTTAGTGGAAATGCTTTTGGAAATAATGAATGTATACGAATTTCTTATGCTTCATCAGATAATAAAATCATAGAAGCCTTTACAAGAATCAAGAAGGTATTAAATTAA
- a CDS encoding amidohydrolase family protein — protein MNPKKIFLEKVKQKGGWVNAHSHLDRAYTLTKKNFKYSYFPLKKKWYLVDEMKYLATEEEIYIRMEKALEYFLMQGTQALCSFIDVDEIIEDRALKAAKKLKNNYGNSIRICFANQVLKGVLDKKSKYWFDQSIEFVDIIGGLPATDPGKEDEHIDVLFQTAKKKGKILHVHVDQFNTSEEKETEKLAKKTIEHGMQGKVVAIHSVSLAAHDRDYRYKIYKLMRKAGLMVISCPIAWIDHTRSERLTPSHNSITPVDEMVPEGIIVAFGTDNICDIYKPFSDGNLWIELRVMLEACHYYDIDHLVKISTINGLKVLGLLEK, from the coding sequence ATGAATCCTAAAAAAATTTTTTTAGAAAAAGTAAAACAAAAAGGAGGATGGGTAAATGCTCATTCTCATTTAGATAGGGCATATACTCTTACAAAAAAAAATTTCAAATATTCTTATTTTCCTCTTAAAAAAAAATGGTATCTAGTTGATGAAATGAAATATTTAGCTACAGAAGAGGAGATTTATATACGTATGGAAAAAGCTTTAGAATATTTTTTAATGCAAGGGACACAAGCTTTATGTTCTTTTATTGATGTTGATGAAATTATTGAAGATAGAGCCTTAAAAGCCGCTAAGAAATTGAAAAATAATTATGGAAATTCTATTCGTATTTGTTTTGCTAATCAAGTACTTAAAGGAGTATTGGATAAAAAGTCAAAATATTGGTTCGACCAATCTATAGAATTTGTAGATATTATTGGTGGATTACCCGCTACAGATCCTGGAAAAGAAGATGAACATATAGATGTTTTATTCCAAACAGCTAAAAAAAAAGGAAAAATTCTACATGTACATGTAGATCAATTTAATACTAGTGAGGAAAAAGAAACTGAAAAATTAGCAAAAAAAACAATTGAACATGGAATGCAAGGAAAGGTAGTAGCTATTCATAGTGTTTCTTTAGCGGCACATGATAGAGATTATCGCTATAAAATATATAAATTAATGAGGAAAGCAGGTTTAATGGTAATATCTTGTCCCATTGCTTGGATTGATCATACTAGAAGTGAACGTTTAACTCCTAGCCATAATTCTATCACTCCAGTAGATGAAATGGTTCCTGAAGGAATTATAGTAGCTTTTGGAACAGATAACATTTGTGATATATATAAACCTTTTTCTGATGGAAATTTATGGATAGAACTAAGAGTGATGTTGGAAGCGTGTCATTATTATGATATAGATCATTTAGTAAAAATTTCTACAATAAATGGATTAAAAGTATTAGGATTATTAGAGAAATAA
- a CDS encoding diphosphomevalonate/mevalonate 3,5-bisphosphate decarboxylase family protein, with the protein MNFEKKFFFYKKKQFSIAKNGVVTSKSHSNIALIKYWGKQNNKIQIPLNSSISYSLGKVYTVTRLIYQEKKNKKLSIRIFFSGKEKTSFLPKILEFFHRISFYCSYLRNWNFIIETYNNFPHSSGIASSASSMSALALCIMKIEKELVSSLKEDFFFEKASFLARLGSGSACRSIYPGLVVWGYHKSIKGSNNLYAIPYPYEVHSIFTKIENTILIIDDNPKKILSSKGHQLMNNHPYARERLKCANQNMNRLISILKIGDFKKFGELIEHEALTLHAMIMTSYPYFLWMKPNTLNVIQTVWDFRKHSNKNIYFTLDAGANVHLLYPIQEKKFILKWIYSDLFFFCKKIIESFCW; encoded by the coding sequence TTGAATTTTGAAAAAAAATTTTTTTTCTATAAAAAAAAACAATTTTCTATAGCCAAAAATGGGGTGGTCACAAGCAAAAGTCATTCCAATATTGCTCTAATTAAATACTGGGGAAAACAGAATAATAAAATTCAAATTCCGTTGAATTCTTCTATTAGTTATTCTTTAGGAAAAGTATATACCGTTACACGATTAATTTATCAAGAGAAAAAAAATAAAAAATTATCTATAAGAATTTTTTTTTCAGGAAAAGAAAAAACTAGTTTTCTTCCAAAAATTTTAGAATTTTTTCATAGGATTTCATTTTATTGTTCCTATTTACGGAATTGGAATTTTATTATAGAAACCTATAATAATTTTCCACATAGTAGTGGGATAGCTTCTTCTGCTTCTTCCATGAGTGCTTTAGCATTATGTATCATGAAAATAGAAAAAGAATTAGTTTCCTCTTTAAAAGAAGATTTTTTTTTCGAAAAAGCTTCTTTTTTAGCCAGATTAGGTTCTGGAAGTGCTTGTAGGTCCATTTATCCTGGACTTGTTGTTTGGGGTTATCATAAATCTATAAAAGGAAGTAATAATCTTTATGCTATACCATATCCATATGAAGTACATTCCATTTTTACAAAAATAGAAAATACTATTTTAATCATAGATGATAATCCTAAAAAAATATTGAGTTCAAAAGGACATCAATTAATGAATAATCATCCTTATGCTAGAGAAAGATTGAAATGTGCTAATCAAAATATGAATAGACTTATATCTATATTAAAAATAGGAGATTTTAAAAAATTTGGAGAATTAATAGAACATGAAGCTTTAACTCTTCATGCTATGATCATGACCTCTTATCCCTATTTTTTATGGATGAAACCAAATACTCTGAACGTAATTCAAACGGTATGGGATTTTAGAAAACATAGCAATAAGAATATCTATTTTACATTAGATGCCGGTGCCAATGTTCATCTTTTATATCCTATTCAAGAAAAAAAATTCATCCTAAAATGGATATATAGTGATTTATTTTTTTTTTGCAAAAAAATTATAGAGAGTTTTTGTTGGTAG
- the lipB gene encoding lipoyl(octanoyl) transferase LipB, with the protein MKKKILFFEDLGKKEYQETWKYQKRLFDEIIRKKINGISDEKAGYFLLVEHPHVYTIGKNGKKDKHLLVSLDFLKKIDISFYQTDRGGQITYHGPGQLIGYPILNMDYFFTDIHRYLRLLEEVIIHFLWKNYKIKGERKKGKTGIWFNVKNGKSRKICAIGIRMSRWVTMHGFALNVNTDLQYFNHIIPCGIYNQEVTSLKKELKKNDISFQEVKHMVKKSFQEIFDVEFVNMPKF; encoded by the coding sequence ATGAAAAAAAAAATACTTTTTTTCGAAGATTTAGGAAAAAAAGAATATCAAGAAACTTGGAAATATCAGAAAAGATTATTTGATGAAATTATACGAAAAAAAATAAATGGTATTTCTGATGAAAAAGCAGGATATTTTCTGTTAGTAGAACATCCTCATGTATATACTATAGGAAAGAATGGAAAAAAAGATAAACATTTATTAGTTTCATTAGATTTTTTAAAAAAAATAGATATTTCTTTTTATCAAACAGATAGAGGAGGACAGATTACTTACCATGGCCCTGGACAGTTGATAGGATATCCCATTTTAAATATGGATTATTTTTTTACGGATATTCATAGATATCTTCGTCTTTTAGAAGAAGTAATTATCCATTTTTTATGGAAAAATTATAAAATTAAGGGAGAACGGAAAAAAGGAAAAACAGGTATTTGGTTTAATGTAAAAAACGGAAAATCCAGAAAAATATGTGCAATAGGTATTAGAATGAGTCGTTGGGTAACGATGCATGGATTTGCTTTAAATGTAAATACAGATTTACAGTATTTTAATCATATTATTCCTTGTGGAATTTATAATCAAGAAGTGACTTCTTTAAAAAAAGAATTGAAAAAAAATGATATTTCTTTTCAAGAGGTAAAACATATGGTAAAAAAATCTTTTCAAGAAATTTTTGATGTAGAATTTGTAAACATGCCAAAATTTTAA